The Anabrus simplex isolate iqAnaSimp1 chromosome 1, ASM4041472v1, whole genome shotgun sequence genome window below encodes:
- the LOC136856901 gene encoding collagen alpha-1(III) chain isoform X1 produces MSPPFFLSALLVLAAITAPIAAQGYGPPRKHKKPTSSTPAPGSDDHLIHISGTPLPDNSIIGSSTFPSISSSTPLPDNSLGTGSSSFSGSFSSSSGQGFGGSTNGGNYWWQTGKGSPFSSGSSAVYPGPSKPAGCGGVKGGSTSCGDTGTVDLSGNPFLGGVRPGSPGSPGTPGSPGGPGYPGGTGYPGSPGTPGSPGSPGYPGGSGTPGYPGSPGYPAGPGSPGSPGYPGGPGSPGTPGSPGYPGGPGTPGSPGYPGGPGSPGTPGSPGYPGGPGSPGSPGYPGGPGSPGTPGSPGYPGGPGTPGSPGYPGGPGSPVSPAGPSAPGTSYPSNPFLSGSKPSGQVVTCSGPGAVCVAKHLCRNGEVLQSGQGQIQARSGQQTCDLSYQICCRLPAGSIPSNTPGGCSGSGTNVVCGGGKTPGASQPGLIHIAPGSQQPGLIHVPPTDKGSGLIHISPGGATNNFPTYTYGQQQPGGIRPPIGTPGQLPNRGTYGGNQYPTAAPQQPYTGPLNTTPYPGCAAALKCVDEIYCTAEGVMSNTPVTLTREEAEMRVPLAECADPDTGALGKCCRDPNYKDPWPGGMMMKNMSALGPDGCGPSATCLHSHKCSDQNKIQPHQVCSVPLDGASGVCCSFDQSPFPSGGQPSSFFPSTTPLPPTKYQPGIPGQPGFPGSYQPGQPGIPGQPGFPGQPGQQGFPGQTGYQPGQPGKPGQPGYPGQPGTPGQPGIPGQPGYPSQPGYQPGSPGQPGQPGFPGQPGYQPGYPSQPGYQPGRPATPGQPGSPGQSGIPGQPGKPGQPGLPGQPGQPGYPSQPGYQPGQPGTPGQPGQPGYPSQPGYQPGQPGTPGQPGTPGQPGQPGYPSQPGTPGQPGTPGQPGQPGYPSQPGYQPGRPGMPGQPGTPGQPGQPGYPSQPGYQPGRPGTPGQPGTPGQPGQPGYPSQPGTPGQPGIPGQPGQPGYPSQPGTPGQPGTPGQPGQPGYPSQPGYQPGRPGTPGQPGTPGQQGQPGYPSQPGYQPGRPGTPGQPGIPGQPGQPGYPSQPGYQPGQPGTPGQPGKPGQPGQPSYPIQPGYQPGQPGTPGQPGIPGQPGQPGYPSQPGRPGTPGVPGIPGQPGYYNPDQIPGQTLQPPYGGFPGNQQIPSSFEPISPNNPGGPNCGVRGSILTPGLSPIDAGFGEFPWQALIFSESSQSSLCSGAIISDHAVVTAAHCLEDKESSDLFVRLGEWKLNSQQPRPTQQIQVVAIARHPEFDARSLFNDLAVLILEQTIVFNGYINSICLPPPSDTSYQRFCTASGWGKNALQGNIQGSPLHKVNVKFVPRDTCQQTLRQTHLGKYFLLNRSCQCAVPTEPNQDLCQIDVGGPIGCDRGDGRHFLGGVYSWDVGCNIPTNPAVLSDIDVTWIKSVLSKPTKQLVQEELDEALKKQEAEQALDADTKPGFSQGYGK; encoded by the exons ATGTCTCCTCCCTTCTTCTTGTCGGCACTCTTGGTGCTGGCTGCTATTACAGCTCCCATCGCTGCCCAGGGCTACGGGCCACCACGCAAACACAAGAAGCCTACCAGCTCGACGCCCGCTCCTGGCTCAGACGACCATTTAATACACATTAGCGGTACTCCTTTGCCCGATAACAGCATCATTGGCTCCAGTACATTCCCCAGCATCAGTAGTAGCACCCCGCTACCTGACAACAGCCTGGGAACGGGTTCAAGCAGTTTCTCTGGTAGTTTCTCAAGTAGTAGCGGACAGGGCTTTGGAGGCTCAACGAATGGAGGAAACTACTGGTGGCAAACCGGCAAAGGTTCGCCCTTCAGCAGTGGCAGTTCTGCTGTGTACCCAGGTCCTAGCAAACCTGCGGGATGTGGGGGTGTCAAAGGTGGCAGCACTAGTTGTGGTGACACTGGTACCGTAGATTTGTCCGGAAATCCATTCCTCGGTGGAGTACGCCCTGGCAGTCCGGGAAGTCCAGGAACACCTGGAAGCCCTGGTGGTCCTGGATACCCTGGTGGTACGGGATATCCCGGAAGTCCTGGTACTCCTGGCTCTCCCGGTAGCCCTGGATATCCAGGAGGTTCTGGCACCCCTGGGTACCCCGGTAGTCCTGGATACCCCGCAGGTCCTGGTAGCCCAGGAAGTCCTGGATATCCCGGAGGTCCTGGTAGTCCTGGTACCCCTGGAAGCCCTGGATACCCCGGAGGTCCTGGTACCCCTGGAAGTCCTGGATATCCCGGAGGTCCTGGTAGTCCTGGTACCCCTGGAAGCCCTGGATACCCCGGAGGTCCTGGTAGTCCCGGAAGCCCTGGATATCCCGGAGGTCCTGGTAGTCCTGGTACCCCTGGAAGCCCTGGATACCCCGGAGGTCCTGGTACCCCTGGAAGTCCTGGATACCCTGGAGGTCCTGGAAGCCCTGTAAGTCCTGCAGGACCTAGTGCTCCTGGAACAAGTTATCCCAGCAACCCCTTCTTGAGTGGTTCGAAGCCCTCAGGACAAGTCGTCACTTGCTCTGGACCAGGAGCCGTGTGCGTGGCCAAACATCTGTGCCGCAATGGAGAGGTGCTGCAGTCTGGTCAAGGACAGATTCAGGCTCGAAGTGGC CAACAGACTTGCGATCTAAGCTATCAGATCTGCTGCCGTCTTCCTGCAGGTTCTATCCCGAGTAATACTCCAGGTGGCTGTAGTGGCAGTGGTACCAATGTTGTCTGTGGTGGAGGCAAAACCCCTGGTGCTTCACAGCCTGGTCTAATCCATATTGCACCTGGTAGTCAACAACCAGGATTGATTCATGTTCCTCCAACAGACAAAGGATCTGGGCTAATTCACATCTCACCAGGAGGAGCAACCAATAACTTCCCTACGTATACATATGGACAACAACAACCTGGAGGAATCAGACCACCTATTGGAACCCCAGGGCAATTACCAAATCGTGGTACCTATGGAGGCAACCAATATCCTACAGCAGCCCCACAACAGCCATATACCGGACCACTCAACACCACACCCTATCCTGGCTGTGCAGCAGCCCTTAAATGTGTTGATGAAATCTACTGCACAGCAGAAGGTGTCATGTCCAACACACCTGTGACTCTCACTAGGGAAGAGGCAGAAATGAGGGTACCACTTGCG GAATGTGCAGATCCAGACACAGGTGCCCTTGGCAAGTGTTGTCGTGACCCCAACTACAAGGATCCTTGGCCTGGTGGTATGATGATGAAGAATATGTCAGCTCTGGGGCCTGATGGGTGTGGACCTTCAGCCACTTGCTTACATTCACACAAATGTAGTGACCAAAACAAAATACAACCTCATCAG GTCTGTTCAGTTCCATTAGATGGTGCATCTGGTGTTTGCTGTAGTTTCGATCAATCACCATTTCCCAGTGGTGGACAACCCAGTAGCTTCTTTCCATCTACTACCCCATTACCACCAACAAAATATCAACCAGGCATACCAGGCCAACCAGGATTCCCAGGATCATACCAGCCTGGACAGCCAGGCATCCCTGGTCAACCTGGATTCCCAGGACAACCAGGTCAACAAGGCTTCCCAGGCCAGACAGGATACCAACCAGGACAACCAGGAAAACCTGGGCAACCAGGCTATCCAGGTCAACCAGGAACTCCAGGACAACCAGGCATTCCTGGTCAGCCGGGTTACCCTAGTCAACCAGGATACCAGCCAGGATCTCCAGGACAGCCAGGACAACCTGGTTTCCCTGGTCAGCCAGGATACCAACCAGGTTATCCAAGTCAACCAGGATACCAGCCAGGAAGACCTGCAACACCAGGACAACCAGGATCTCCAGGACAGTCAGGTATTCCAGGTCAGCCTGGTAAACCTGGTCAACCAGGCCTCCCAGGACAGCCTGGTCAGCCAGGCTACCCAAGCCAACCAGGATACCAGCCAGGACAACCAGGAACACCCGGGCAACCAGGTCAGCCAGGTTATCCAAGCCAACCAGGATATCAGCCAGGGCAACCAGGAACTCCAGGACAGCCAGGAACACCTGGGCAACCAGGCCAGCCAGGTTATCCAAGCCAACCAGGAACTCCAGGACAGCCAGGAACACCTGGGCAACCAGGTCAGCCAGGTTATCCAAGCCAACCAGGATATCAACCAGGACGACCAGGAATGCCAGGACAGCCAGGAACACCTGGGCAACCAGGCCAGCCAGGTTATCCAAGCCAACCAGGATATCAGCCAGGACGACCAGGAACGCCAGGACAGCCAGGAACACCTGGGCAACCAGGCCAGCCAGGTTATCCAAGCCAACCAGGAACTCCAGGACAGCCAGGAATACCTGGGCAACCAGGCCAGCCAGGTTATCCAAGCCAACCAGGAACTCCAGGGCAGCCAGGAACACCTGGGCAACCAGGTCAGCCAGGTTATCCAAGCCAACCAGGATATCAGCCAGGACGACCAGGAACTCCAGGACAGCCAGGAACACCTGGGCAACAAGGCCAGCCAGGTTATCCAAGCCAACCAGGATATCAGCCCGGACGACCAGGAACTCCAGGACAGCCAGGAATACCTGGGCAACCAGGCCAGCCAGGTTATCCAAGCCAACCAGGATATCAGCCAGGACAACCAGGAACTCCAGGACAGCCAGGAAAACCTGGGCAACCAGGCCAGCCAAGTTATCCAATCCAACCAGGATATCAGCCAGGACAACCAGGAACTCCTGGACAACCAGGCATTCCAGGACAACCAGGGCAGCCAGGTTATCCAAGTCAGCCAGGAAGACCAGGAACACCAGGAGTTCCTGGAATTCCTGGTCAACCAGGATACTACAACCCTGACCAAATACCAGGACAAACACTTCAACCACCTTATGGAGGATTCCCAGGAAATCAACAAATACCATCATCTTTTGAACCTATAAGCCCCAATAATCCTGGAGGACCAAACTGTGGAGTCAGAGGTTCAATCCTA ACACCAGGATTAAGTCCAATAGATGCTGGCTTTGGTGAATTCCCATGGCAAGCTCTGATATTTTCTGAATCTAGCCAAAGCTCTCTTTGCAGTGGAGCTATCATCTCTGACCATGCTGTAGTCACTGCTGCACATTGTCTGGAGGA TAAGGAGTCATCAGACTTGTTTGTGAGACTTGGTGAATGGAAACTGAACAGTCAACAGCCAAGGCCAACGCAACAAATACAAGTGGTTGCTATAGCACGTCATCCAGAGTTTGATGCTCGCTCCCTGTTCAATGACCTAGCTGTTCTCATTTTAGAACAAACTATCGTCTTTAATGGCTATATCAACAGTATCTGCTTACCACCACCATCAGATACATCATATCAGAGATTTTGCACAGCTTCTGGCTGGGGAAAGAATGCTCTTCAag GTAATATCCAAGGTAGTCCACTTCATAAGGTTAATGTTAAATTTGTACCTCGTGACACATGTCAGCAGACACTGAGGCAGACACATCTTGGAAAATACTTCTTGCTCAACAGGAGCTGTCAGTGTGCTGTGCCTACTGAGCCAAACCAAGATCTGTGCCAG ATTGATGTTGGAGGACCGATTGGCTGCGACCGAGGTGATGGCCGTCATTTCCTTGGAGGAGTATACAGCTGGGATGTGGGATGTAATATTCCTACCAATCCTGCTGTTCTCAGTGATATTGATGTAACTTGGATTAAGAGTGTCCTGTCTAAACCCACCAAGCAACTAGTTCAAGAGGAACTTGATGAAGCACTCAAGAAGCAGGAAGCTGAACAAGCATTAGATGCTGATACTAAGCCTGGATTCTCTCAAGGTTATggcaaataa
- the LOC136856901 gene encoding collagen alpha-1(I) chain isoform X2, whose translation MSPPFFLSALLVLAAITAPIAAQGYGPPRKHKKPTSSTPAPGSDDHLIHISGTPLPDNSIIGSSTFPSISSSTPLPDNSLGTGSSSFSGSFSSSSGQGFGGSTNGGNYWWQTGKGSPFSSGSSAVYPGPSKPAGCGGVKGGSTSCGDTGTVDLSGNPFLGGVRPGSPGSPGTPGSPGGPGYPGGTGYPGSPGTPGSPGSPGYPGGSGTPGYPGSPGYPAGPGSPGSPGYPGGPGSPGTPGSPGYPGGPGTPGSPGYPGGPGSPGTPGSPGYPGGPGSPGSPGYPGGPGSPGTPGSPGYPGGPGTPGSPGYPGGPGSPVSPAGPSAPGTSYPSNPFLSGSKPSGQVVTCSGPGAVCVAKHLCRNGEVLQSGQGQIQARSGQQTCDLSYQICCRLPAGSIPSNTPGGCSGSGTNVVCGGGKTPGASQPGLIHIAPGSQQPGLIHVPPTDKGSGLIHISPGGATNNFPTYTYGQQQPGGIRPPIGTPGQLPNRGTYGGNQYPTAAPQQPYTGPLNTTPYPGCAAALKCVDEIYCTAEGVMSNTPVTLTREEAEMRVPLAECADPDTGALGKCCRDPNYKDPWPGGMMMKNMSALGPDGCGPSATCLHSHKCSDQNKIQPHQVCSVPLDGASGVCCSFDQSPFPSGGQPSSFFPSTTPLPPTKYQPGIPGQPGFPGSYQPGQPGIPGQPGFPGQPGQQGFPGQTGYQPGQPGKPGQPGYPGQPGTPGQPGIPGQPGYPSQPGYQPGSPGQPGQPGFPGQPGYQPGYPSQPGYQPGRPATPGQPGSPGQSGIPGQPGKPGQPGLPGQPGQPGYPSQPGYQPGQPGTPGQPGQPGYPSQPGYQPGQPGTPGQPGTPGQPGQPGYPSQPGTPGQPGTPGQPGQPGYPSQPGYQPGRPGMPGQPGTPGQPGQPGYPSQPGYQPGRPGTPGQPGTPGQPGQPGYPSQPGYQPGRPGTPGQPGTPGQQGQPGYPSQPGYQPGRPGTPGQPGIPGQPGQPGYPSQPGYQPGQPGTPGQPGKPGQPGQPSYPIQPGYQPGQPGTPGQPGIPGQPGQPGYPSQPGRPGTPGVPGIPGQPGYYNPDQIPGQTLQPPYGGFPGNQQIPSSFEPISPNNPGGPNCGVRGSILTPGLSPIDAGFGEFPWQALIFSESSQSSLCSGAIISDHAVVTAAHCLEDKESSDLFVRLGEWKLNSQQPRPTQQIQVVAIARHPEFDARSLFNDLAVLILEQTIVFNGYINSICLPPPSDTSYQRFCTASGWGKNALQGNIQGSPLHKVNVKFVPRDTCQQTLRQTHLGKYFLLNRSCQCAVPTEPNQDLCQIDVGGPIGCDRGDGRHFLGGVYSWDVGCNIPTNPAVLSDIDVTWIKSVLSKPTKQLVQEELDEALKKQEAEQALDADTKPGFSQGYGK comes from the exons ATGTCTCCTCCCTTCTTCTTGTCGGCACTCTTGGTGCTGGCTGCTATTACAGCTCCCATCGCTGCCCAGGGCTACGGGCCACCACGCAAACACAAGAAGCCTACCAGCTCGACGCCCGCTCCTGGCTCAGACGACCATTTAATACACATTAGCGGTACTCCTTTGCCCGATAACAGCATCATTGGCTCCAGTACATTCCCCAGCATCAGTAGTAGCACCCCGCTACCTGACAACAGCCTGGGAACGGGTTCAAGCAGTTTCTCTGGTAGTTTCTCAAGTAGTAGCGGACAGGGCTTTGGAGGCTCAACGAATGGAGGAAACTACTGGTGGCAAACCGGCAAAGGTTCGCCCTTCAGCAGTGGCAGTTCTGCTGTGTACCCAGGTCCTAGCAAACCTGCGGGATGTGGGGGTGTCAAAGGTGGCAGCACTAGTTGTGGTGACACTGGTACCGTAGATTTGTCCGGAAATCCATTCCTCGGTGGAGTACGCCCTGGCAGTCCGGGAAGTCCAGGAACACCTGGAAGCCCTGGTGGTCCTGGATACCCTGGTGGTACGGGATATCCCGGAAGTCCTGGTACTCCTGGCTCTCCCGGTAGCCCTGGATATCCAGGAGGTTCTGGCACCCCTGGGTACCCCGGTAGTCCTGGATACCCCGCAGGTCCTGGTAGCCCAGGAAGTCCTGGATATCCCGGAGGTCCTGGTAGTCCTGGTACCCCTGGAAGCCCTGGATACCCCGGAGGTCCTGGTACCCCTGGAAGTCCTGGATATCCCGGAGGTCCTGGTAGTCCTGGTACCCCTGGAAGCCCTGGATACCCCGGAGGTCCTGGTAGTCCCGGAAGCCCTGGATATCCCGGAGGTCCTGGTAGTCCTGGTACCCCTGGAAGCCCTGGATACCCCGGAGGTCCTGGTACCCCTGGAAGTCCTGGATACCCTGGAGGTCCTGGAAGCCCTGTAAGTCCTGCAGGACCTAGTGCTCCTGGAACAAGTTATCCCAGCAACCCCTTCTTGAGTGGTTCGAAGCCCTCAGGACAAGTCGTCACTTGCTCTGGACCAGGAGCCGTGTGCGTGGCCAAACATCTGTGCCGCAATGGAGAGGTGCTGCAGTCTGGTCAAGGACAGATTCAGGCTCGAAGTGGC CAACAGACTTGCGATCTAAGCTATCAGATCTGCTGCCGTCTTCCTGCAGGTTCTATCCCGAGTAATACTCCAGGTGGCTGTAGTGGCAGTGGTACCAATGTTGTCTGTGGTGGAGGCAAAACCCCTGGTGCTTCACAGCCTGGTCTAATCCATATTGCACCTGGTAGTCAACAACCAGGATTGATTCATGTTCCTCCAACAGACAAAGGATCTGGGCTAATTCACATCTCACCAGGAGGAGCAACCAATAACTTCCCTACGTATACATATGGACAACAACAACCTGGAGGAATCAGACCACCTATTGGAACCCCAGGGCAATTACCAAATCGTGGTACCTATGGAGGCAACCAATATCCTACAGCAGCCCCACAACAGCCATATACCGGACCACTCAACACCACACCCTATCCTGGCTGTGCAGCAGCCCTTAAATGTGTTGATGAAATCTACTGCACAGCAGAAGGTGTCATGTCCAACACACCTGTGACTCTCACTAGGGAAGAGGCAGAAATGAGGGTACCACTTGCG GAATGTGCAGATCCAGACACAGGTGCCCTTGGCAAGTGTTGTCGTGACCCCAACTACAAGGATCCTTGGCCTGGTGGTATGATGATGAAGAATATGTCAGCTCTGGGGCCTGATGGGTGTGGACCTTCAGCCACTTGCTTACATTCACACAAATGTAGTGACCAAAACAAAATACAACCTCATCAG GTCTGTTCAGTTCCATTAGATGGTGCATCTGGTGTTTGCTGTAGTTTCGATCAATCACCATTTCCCAGTGGTGGACAACCCAGTAGCTTCTTTCCATCTACTACCCCATTACCACCAACAAAATATCAACCAGGCATACCAGGCCAACCAGGATTCCCAGGATCATACCAGCCTGGACAGCCAGGCATCCCTGGTCAACCTGGATTCCCAGGACAACCAGGTCAACAAGGCTTCCCAGGCCAGACAGGATACCAACCAGGACAACCAGGAAAACCTGGGCAACCAGGCTATCCAGGTCAACCAGGAACTCCAGGACAACCAGGCATTCCTGGTCAGCCGGGTTACCCTAGTCAACCAGGATACCAGCCAGGATCTCCAGGACAGCCAGGACAACCTGGTTTCCCTGGTCAGCCAGGATACCAACCAGGTTATCCAAGTCAACCAGGATACCAGCCAGGAAGACCTGCAACACCAGGACAACCAGGATCTCCAGGACAGTCAGGTATTCCAGGTCAGCCTGGTAAACCTGGTCAACCAGGCCTCCCAGGACAGCCTGGTCAGCCAGGCTACCCAAGCCAACCAGGATACCAGCCAGGACAACCAGGAACACCCGGGCAACCAGGTCAGCCAGGTTATCCAAGCCAACCAGGATATCAGCCAGGGCAACCAGGAACTCCAGGACAGCCAGGAACACCTGGGCAACCAGGCCAGCCAGGTTATCCAAGCCAACCAGGAACTCCAGGACAGCCAGGAACACCTGGGCAACCAGGTCAGCCAGGTTATCCAAGCCAACCAGGATATCAACCAGGACGACCAGGAATGCCAGGACAGCCAGGAACACCTGGGCAACCAGGCCAGCCAGGTTATCCAAGCCAACCAGGATATCAGCCAGGACGACCAGGAACGCCAGGACAGCCAGGAACACCTGGGCAACCAGGCCAGCCAG GTTATCCAAGCCAACCAGGATATCAGCCAGGACGACCAGGAACTCCAGGACAGCCAGGAACACCTGGGCAACAAGGCCAGCCAGGTTATCCAAGCCAACCAGGATATCAGCCCGGACGACCAGGAACTCCAGGACAGCCAGGAATACCTGGGCAACCAGGCCAGCCAGGTTATCCAAGCCAACCAGGATATCAGCCAGGACAACCAGGAACTCCAGGACAGCCAGGAAAACCTGGGCAACCAGGCCAGCCAAGTTATCCAATCCAACCAGGATATCAGCCAGGACAACCAGGAACTCCTGGACAACCAGGCATTCCAGGACAACCAGGGCAGCCAGGTTATCCAAGTCAGCCAGGAAGACCAGGAACACCAGGAGTTCCTGGAATTCCTGGTCAACCAGGATACTACAACCCTGACCAAATACCAGGACAAACACTTCAACCACCTTATGGAGGATTCCCAGGAAATCAACAAATACCATCATCTTTTGAACCTATAAGCCCCAATAATCCTGGAGGACCAAACTGTGGAGTCAGAGGTTCAATCCTA ACACCAGGATTAAGTCCAATAGATGCTGGCTTTGGTGAATTCCCATGGCAAGCTCTGATATTTTCTGAATCTAGCCAAAGCTCTCTTTGCAGTGGAGCTATCATCTCTGACCATGCTGTAGTCACTGCTGCACATTGTCTGGAGGA TAAGGAGTCATCAGACTTGTTTGTGAGACTTGGTGAATGGAAACTGAACAGTCAACAGCCAAGGCCAACGCAACAAATACAAGTGGTTGCTATAGCACGTCATCCAGAGTTTGATGCTCGCTCCCTGTTCAATGACCTAGCTGTTCTCATTTTAGAACAAACTATCGTCTTTAATGGCTATATCAACAGTATCTGCTTACCACCACCATCAGATACATCATATCAGAGATTTTGCACAGCTTCTGGCTGGGGAAAGAATGCTCTTCAag GTAATATCCAAGGTAGTCCACTTCATAAGGTTAATGTTAAATTTGTACCTCGTGACACATGTCAGCAGACACTGAGGCAGACACATCTTGGAAAATACTTCTTGCTCAACAGGAGCTGTCAGTGTGCTGTGCCTACTGAGCCAAACCAAGATCTGTGCCAG ATTGATGTTGGAGGACCGATTGGCTGCGACCGAGGTGATGGCCGTCATTTCCTTGGAGGAGTATACAGCTGGGATGTGGGATGTAATATTCCTACCAATCCTGCTGTTCTCAGTGATATTGATGTAACTTGGATTAAGAGTGTCCTGTCTAAACCCACCAAGCAACTAGTTCAAGAGGAACTTGATGAAGCACTCAAGAAGCAGGAAGCTGAACAAGCATTAGATGCTGATACTAAGCCTGGATTCTCTCAAGGTTATggcaaataa